The following are encoded together in the Salvia hispanica cultivar TCC Black 2014 chromosome 6, UniMelb_Shisp_WGS_1.0, whole genome shotgun sequence genome:
- the LOC125194644 gene encoding loganic acid O-methyltransferase-like, with protein sequence MDSKDKGLFSMHSGNGPLSYVKNSSYQGGVLEAAKAIIEEEIATRLEIPNNSCLCVAEFGCSTGNNSFPAMQTIIEAIKYKYQSSNLKTPEFYVCFNDVVSNDFNTLFSSLPLDRSYEVAAVPGDFHGRLLPPSSVHFAYSSWALQWLTEVPKAAEGLKSPAWSGREREEVYDAYLGQFERDIESFLKCRAVEMVDGGIMALLIPGIPDLWDPQKESTVVSRVELLRSSLVDMAKMGRLSVAKSRIFNLPYYFPTADELRAILQKSNIFSIERMEILKCGTFLNIDGHVACLRAVHQNMLAHKFGAETIDETFDLLKKKFYASPVYADPSKDKTIMIVAILKHNNV encoded by the exons ATGGATTCCAAAGACAAAGGACTTTTTTCCATGCATAGTGGCAATGGACCTCTCAGCTATGTCAAAAACTCATCCTACCag GGAGGAGTATTGGAGGCTGCAAAGGCAATCATCGAAGAAGAAATTGCCACAAGGTTAGAGATTCCAAATAATAGCTGTTTATGCGTTGCCGAATTCGGGTGCTCAACCGGCAACAACTCGTTTCCAGCCATGCAGACTATCATCGAAGCCATCAAATACAAATACCAATCCTCAAACCTCAAAACCCCTGAATTCTATGTATGCTTCAACGACGTCGTCTCCAACGACTTCAACACCCTCTTCAGTTCCCTCCCGCTCGATAGGAGCTATGAGGTAGCTGCAGTACCAGGAGACTTCCACGGCCGCCTTCTCCCTCCATCATCTGTCCACTTTGCATACTCTTCTTGGGCGCTCCAGTGGCTGACGGAGGTACCTAAGGCAGCCGAGGGCCTTAAGTCTCCGGCTTGGAgcggaagagagagagaggaggttTATGATGCTTATTTAGGCCAGTTTGAGAGGGATATAGAGTCATTCTTGAAGTGTAGGGCTGTTGAAATGGTGGACGGTGGAATTATGGCTCTTCTAATTCCAGGAATACCTGACTTGTGGGACCCACAAAAGGAGTCTACCGTTGTCTCGCGCGTTGAACTTCTCAGATCTTCTCTAGTCGACATGGCAAAAATG GGGAGATTGAGTGTGGCAAAGTCAAGGATATTCAACCTTCCATACTACTTTCCTACCGCGGATGAGCTGAGGGCCATACTGCAAAAGAGCAATATTTTCAGCATAGAAAGaatggagattttgaagtgtGGGACATTCCTCAATATTGATGGACACGTGGCATGTCTTAGGGCCGTTCATCAAAATATGCTTGCACATAAGTTTGGAGCTGAAACCATCGATGAAACGTTCGaccttttgaagaagaaattctaTGCTTCACCAGTATACGCAGACCCTTCAAAAGATAAAACTATTATGATTGTTGCTATCCTTAAGCACAACAATGTTTAG
- the LOC125193295 gene encoding spermidine hydroxycinnamoyl transferase-like, with product MVVSVKATHVVRPAEERPDETMYLNSGDQIKEIVHTPTIYFYNHSPALEAADVVSVLKDSLSKALAFFYPLAGRLHWSEAGGSRVELHCNGAGAPIFEAETDAAIVDFGDFTPTQAIEPLIPSFDYTTPLHHIPMVLVQLTRFRCGGLSIGLGISHVMADGPSALHFVAEWTKLARGGGPIAPPFLDRKAVESNGEQRFEFDPSALLPPPSLIDQEEKSPIVVALLNLSKADIEKLRVKANVDRVGDRGYSRFESVAAHIWRCTSEARGHAAEQQTSLVFVADFRNKLNPPLPKNYFGNALIRVEARDTSGSLVSEPIGAVARKLREAVEKVGDEGVRGYLEYLSKLEDVGRFRSLDNEGRPKVAYYGNPNVVIISWVGLPLYGTDFGWGNEVHVGPGSVGFDGKAYILPHLQEDGAFQVAIWLQENHMQAFKTCFYHNI from the coding sequence atgGTGGTGAGTGTGAAAGCAACCCACGTGGTAAGGCCGGCGGAGGAACGGCCGGACGAAACCATGTACTTAAATTCAGGCGATCAAATCAAAGAGATAGTACACACTCCCACAATCTACTTTTACAATCACTCCCCCGCACTGGAGGCCGCAGATGTCGTTTCCGTACTGAAAGATTCCCTCAGCAAAGCCCTAGCATTTTTCTACCCTCTCGCCGGCCGCCTCCACTGGTCGGAGGCAGGCGGCAGCAGGGTGGAGCTCCACTGCAACGGCGCAGGCGCCCCCATCTTCGAGGCCGAGACCGACGCAGCCATCGTTGATTTCGGCGACTTCACACCAACGCAAGCAATCGAACCCCTAATCCCCTCCTTCGACTACACCACTCCACTCCATCACATCCCCATGGTGCTCGTGCAGCTCACGCGCTTCCGCTGCGGCGGCCTCAGCATCGGCCTTGGCATCTCCCACGTCATGGCGGACGGCCCCAGCGCCCTCCACTTCGTCGCCGAGTGGACCAAGCTCGCCCGCGGCGGCGGCCCCATCGCGCCCCCCTTCCTCGACCGGAAGGCGGTGGAGAGCAACGGCGAGCAGCGCTTTGAGTTCGATCCGTCAGCCCTCCTCCCCCCGCCGTCGCTGATCGACCAGGAGGAAAAATCTCCGATCGTTGTGGCATTGCTCAATCTCAGCAAGGCCGACATCGAGAAGCTTCGGGTAAAGGCCAACGTGGACCGAGTGGGGGATCGCGGCTACAGCCGGTTCGAGTCGGTGGCGGCCCACATCTGGCGGTGCACGAGCGAGGCGCGGGGCCACGCGGCCGAGCAGCAGACTAGCCTCGTCTTCGTGGCGGACTTTCGCAACAAATTAAACCCGCCCCTCCCAAAGAACTACTTCGGCAACGCGTTGATCCGCGTGGAGGCAAGGGATACCTCGGGCAGCCTCGTGTCGGAGCCCATAGGCGCTGTGGCGAGGAAATTACGAGAGGCGGTGGAGAAGGTGGGGGACGAGGGCGTGCGAGGGTACCTGGAGTATCTGAGTAAGTTGGAGGATGTGGGGCGGTTCAGATCGCTGGACAATGAGGGCCGGCCCAAGGTGGCGTACTATGGGAACCCCAATGTGGTGATCATAAGCTGGGTTGGGTTGCCCCTTTACGGGACGGATTTCGGGTGGGGTAATGAGGTCCATGTAGGACCCGGGTCCGTGGGATTTGATGGGAAAGCCTATATTCTTCCCCATCTTCAAGAAGATGGTGCGTTCCAAGTTGCCATATGGTTGCAGGAGAATCATATGCAGGCTTTCAAGACATGTTTCTACCACAATATTTGA